The Microbacterium sp. SORGH_AS_0862 genome has a segment encoding these proteins:
- a CDS encoding SLC13 family permease, whose amino-acid sequence MKLALIGGALLLVGIAAVLFGVLPPDAAVAVTERIVPVLGFVTAITVVAELATRIGLFDVLGAFLARLSRGRTIVLWLLVVALALVSTAFLSLDTTAVLLTPVVVAVARANGLPPLPFAFATVWLANTASLFLPVSNLTNLLAAHNLEGGTAAFVGLLGPSALIAVIVTVLLLWLRDRRRLRGRFTPARSPQIADKALLIAAGVIVAVMLPLLVSGLEPWIPATAAAVVLVGFVSWRSPRLLSLRLIPWQLLVFASGLLLVASAADAAGLLDSVSAVLNSSDQPWTVFAVAGAGTVGANVINNLPAYLALEPAVAASPVHLAALLIGVNAGPLITPWASLATLLWHERLQSEGIEVSWGRFILWGALAAPLIVGLAALPLLWMR is encoded by the coding sequence GTGAAGCTGGCCCTCATCGGCGGCGCGCTGCTGCTGGTCGGCATCGCCGCGGTCCTTTTCGGCGTCCTCCCCCCGGATGCGGCCGTCGCGGTGACCGAACGCATCGTGCCGGTTCTCGGCTTCGTCACCGCGATCACCGTCGTCGCCGAGCTCGCGACCCGCATCGGGCTGTTCGATGTGCTGGGTGCTTTTCTCGCCCGCCTCTCGCGCGGTCGCACGATCGTCCTCTGGCTGCTTGTGGTGGCTCTCGCGCTCGTGTCCACCGCCTTCCTCTCGCTCGACACCACCGCGGTGCTGCTGACACCCGTCGTCGTCGCTGTCGCCAGAGCGAACGGACTTCCCCCACTGCCGTTCGCGTTCGCGACGGTGTGGCTGGCGAACACGGCGTCGCTGTTCCTGCCGGTCTCCAATCTCACCAACCTGCTCGCCGCCCACAACCTCGAGGGAGGCACGGCAGCGTTCGTCGGTCTCCTGGGACCGTCGGCGCTGATCGCCGTGATCGTCACCGTGCTCCTGCTGTGGCTACGCGATCGCCGGCGACTGCGGGGACGTTTCACCCCCGCCAGATCGCCGCAGATCGCCGACAAGGCGCTGCTGATCGCCGCCGGGGTGATCGTCGCGGTCATGCTGCCGTTGCTGGTCTCCGGCCTCGAGCCGTGGATCCCGGCGACGGCCGCGGCCGTCGTGCTCGTCGGGTTCGTCTCGTGGCGCTCGCCCCGGCTGCTGTCGCTGCGGCTCATCCCGTGGCAACTGCTCGTGTTCGCGAGCGGTCTGCTGTTGGTCGCCTCGGCGGCGGATGCGGCGGGCCTCCTCGATTCCGTGTCGGCCGTCCTCAACTCCTCGGACCAGCCCTGGACGGTGTTCGCGGTGGCCGGTGCGGGCACCGTCGGCGCGAACGTCATCAACAACCTGCCCGCCTACCTGGCTCTCGAACCGGCGGTCGCGGCATCCCCTGTTCATCTTGCGGCCCTCCTCATCGGCGTCAACGCCGGTCCGCTCATCACGCCGTGGGCGTCGCTGGCGACGCTGCTGTGGCACGAGAGGCTGCAGTCGGAGGGCATCGAGGTGTCGTGGGGACGATTCATCCTCTGGGGT